The Bradyrhizobium sp. B097 genome contains the following window.
GAGCGCGGCCGTGCACGTCAGACAGGGCAACTCGGGAGCCAGCATTTGCACGCGCCCGGTGATGTGGGTGACCGAGCCGTCCCGGACGGTAATGCTGGTCCCCATGTCGATCGTGGGCACCAGGTATTGGTAGGCGATGTGGCAGACCACTGCCCTGCTCGCATGGGAGTCCGTGCAGAGGAAGACGAAGTCGAGGCCGACAAGCTCCGCCGCGACGTTCGCATCGACCACGTCGGCTCTCAGTCCCCGCACTCGCGTGGTCGGCGAGCACAGGAGTATCTCCCTTTCCGCGACGGCGATCTTGGTCATGCCCACGTCAGCCGGGCCGGCTGCGGCCAAGCGATTGAGGTTCGTGGTTTCGACCACGTCCGGATCGATCAGCACGAAATCGCGAACGCCGAGGCGAGTAAGCTGTTGGACCAGCACCGACCCTGTGCCACCCAACCCGACCACACCCACCTTCAGCGACGAGATTGCGCGCTGACCATCGGCACCGAAGGCGCGCACCTGTCGATCGTACTGGACTTCGCTGCCCTCGGTGGATCCGTTGGACGACAGCAGGACCAGTCGCTCGCCGACCTCCCAGACTGGCACCTCTTGGCTCGTACCGATCCGCCGCGACCGGCAGCCGGCCCGCCCCAACACGAGCGCCAAGTGTTCGCCTGCAGGAGCGCGGCGACGCAGGTAGCCGGCCAACGCGACCTCCCCCCATCGTCGACTGCGGAAAATCGCGGATGGCCCTGTTCGAACGGATGCGTATGCACCAGCACGACGCTTCGTCCTTGGGCGCGCGCGCGGTTGGCGACCTCTACGATGAATGCGGGTCGGAGCGTGGCTGACACCTCGTCGCGATGCTCGTAGGCCGAGGCAGCCACCGCCTCTACCTCGTCCACCAACCAAGTACCGGTCTGCGGATCGTGCACCGAATAGGCCAATTCTCCGGGCCGCCGAACTCATTCGAAAGCACACTGGCGTATCGGGAGAGGCGGCTTCGGCTCCAGCCCAAGCTGGTGAGGCGGTAGCCGCGTCCAAAGAAGAGTTGGAAAAGACCGCCGAGCGATTCCGAGAGGAATTGGGATTGTCGGCGGACGAGCCGCTCGATTCGCTGCGCGTCGAAGTCGAGGGAACGCGGCTCTTTAAGTTGACGGAGACGGAGTTTTTCGGTCGAGCACTCGTTGACCGCCTTTCGCTTGTCGCTTGCGACGAATGGTCCGCGATGAGCGTTCCGCTCAACTATACCGATGACCTGTGGGCAGTGCTCCTTAACGATTGCCACACCGTTGAGCGACAGCGGGTAACGGTGATGGAGGAATATTGGCTCATTCTGCTCGGGCACAAAATTGACCAAGATCGCGCGGGTGGCCGACGGTTACGGCCGCACTTACGACCAGGCCGAGGAGCACGATGCTTTCTACCTTGCTTCTGCCACGCTGCTTCCGCGGGCGGCCATCCTTGACGCAGTCTCCCGTCGGATGACTTCGGCAGACATCGGGCTGACGTTTGGCACCTCTAGCGAACTCGCCGACTACCGCATCAAGAGATTGGGACTTTGGCGCGAGCACATAGGCAAGAGGGTTGGACTGTGTTCTGACTAGACACCGCGGCAGCGCGGCGCCGGGTCGCGCTGGCCGCGCTGCCGCTGTTTGCCACTCAGCCATTGCTTGCGATAATCGGGCCGTCGCTTGGAATCGCATCCGACAACATCGGCATCGTCGCGTCGTTGCCGATGTTGGATGCGCCGCCGGATCGTTCTTCCTCGCTCCGCTGACCGATCTAGACTGGTCGACCTTCGCCGACTGGTGTTGGTTACACTGGGCGTGGGAGCTCAGCGCTCGTGGGGGTCGGCCGCTCTTCTTCTTGTCGGCGTTCGTTGTTGGCGTTGCGACAACCGCAACCCAAATGCTGATCCCGCTTGGCGAGCCTGGCCCGAGACAGTTCGCGGAAGATCGATCGGACGCCTAATGAGCGGCCTCTGTCTCCCCTACGGCAAGCCTTGCCGCCGATGCGCTCGGCTGGCGCGGCGCCTTTCTGATCGACGCCGCCGGCCCGGCGATCGTGCTTCTGGTCCTGATCCGGTTTCTGCCGAAGACGCCGTCCACCCGTCGAACGACGCTGCCCTGCTACGCTCTCTAGGGATATTGCTGTTGAAGGGAACCGGTTCTCCACCGACGCGCACTCGACCAAGGGGTGTGCATGGGCGCGTTCGGCGCGTTCTGGACTGCAGTCACTCTGAGGTTGGCAATGCCGCCATTCGGATTTTGGTTCTGTGGGCATCGCAGTATTCGCGTTGGCCGGCGTCGGCGGAGCAATCCGCAACCTCCCATAACTGGTAGTTTGCAACTGCTGCTGAATAGTTAAGACATTAGGAAGACCGTTCACTGATCAAGCGTTCACTGATCAAGCGATCGTGTCGCCGAGCTTTCCCGCCGCCGGAGCGCGCTACACGTTCGCGAAACACGTCTCTTATATCTTCGTGATCAACCAGCGCCAAACTGAAGGAGCGGTGATGATGCAAGTCACGGCTTTGTCCACTCCCGACGCATGCGCGACGAACCGGGTCGATGCGCCATGGTCCGATCAACCCTTGGCGATTCGCCATCTTGCCGTCATCCCCGACGGCAACCGGCGTTGGGCGGAACGATTCGGCCTGCAGTCGATCGACGGCTACCGGGCAGGGGGACGCAACGTTCATGCCCTGTTGTCGTGGTGCAGCGAGGCTGGCATTCCGATGGTCACGCTGTGGCCGTTGTCTGCAGAAAACCTGAGTCGCGATGCGGAAGAACTGCACGCATTGCTGAGCGTCATCGCCGATGTTTTTGAAGAACTTGCATGCAGCGGCCTCTGGCACCTGCGCGTAATCGGCGACCTGTCCCGTCTTCCGCCCGATGCCGAGCGCCGCATTCGCAACGCCGAGTGCCATACCGCAGGCATCGCCGGGCTCGACGTGAACATCGCCGTCGGATACAGCGGCCGCCTCGAATTGCTGCATGCCATCAGGACGCTGATCGCGGACCACCTCACGGCCGGCACCGTGGACACGCTGCAGACTGACCTGGGTCCTGAGTCGATCGCGAGTCGGCTCTATACGGCAGGGCAATCCGATCCGGATCTCGTTATCCGGACTTCCGGAGAGCAGCGGCTGTCGAACTTTATGCTTTGGCAGTGTGCGTTCTCCGAATTTCATTTCACGCCCGTTTGCTGGCCTGATTTCAGCCGCGCGGATTTTGAGGAGGCGCTCAGGGTGTATCGGTCGCGGCATCGCAGATTCGGGCAATGAAGTCTCCCTGAACCGTCGACCGGAAACGCTCGTCATGAATGCGCCATGCAACACCGACCCCGCACGCGCGCCGGCCACCTATCCTAAAGGGTGGTTCGCGATCCTGGCCAGCGACGAGATCCGGCCGGGCGAAGTCGCCGCCGCGCGTCTGCTGGACAAGGACGTCATACAGGCGCATGCGCGTGCACGGGGAGCGCCGACTGGCCGCCGCGCGTGTCGCTCAGGTACCGCTGGCCCGCGCACGAAGTTAACGGCCTGCAGCACAGGTGGCATCGCCATGCGCGCTCACCACCAACGCAGAAGCGACAGTATCGAAAGCAATGATACTTCCCGGAGATCGCACATGAATCAATCGGCACATTCGAGCAATCCCGAAAGCAGGCTCCAGCCCAACAGCGCACTGCTCGCGAGCAAGCTACGTCTTCCAGCGTTTTACTATCCGTTCCCCGAGGGGCGCGATCCGAACACCGACGCCGTGGAAACGGAAGTAGTGGAATGGGCGGTCCGCCATGCCCTTGTCGGGCGCGGCGACAAGGGTGAAACCATGCTGCGCAGCCTCGGCCCGGCCGACGTACTCGGTCGGATGTATCACCGGATGGACCGCGAAGCGTTCCTGGCTGCATCGATCTGGAGCGCGTGGATGTTCCTGGTGGACGAGCACTTTTGCGAGGTAGGCGCGTATCATGGATCGCCGGTGGGACTTGCACAATTCCATCTCTGGCTAAGGGCGATCTTGGCCGATCCGCGCGGATACGACTGGCGGTCGATGTGCCGGGAGATTGTCCGCTGCCTTCCGGCCGAATATGCCGAACTCTGCATCAGGACAGGGGAGGCGACCACCGACATGGCGCAACGCATCGAGAAGGTCAGCAGCCCGACGCAATACGTGCGATGGACGGAAGGCATGACCTGTTATTTTCTCGGCACCATCTGGCAGGTGGGACTCGACATGAGCGGTCCGCCGCCAAGTGTGAAGGAGTATTTGCTCGGCCGGGCCAGCTTTGCCGGCGCGCCACCTACCTGCGCGCTGGCCGATATCGTCGCCGGATACGAGGTGCCGGCGAACGAGTACCAGCGCGTCGAGGTCAGACGGCTACAGACCTTGGTGGGTACCGTCCTCAGTCTGTGCAACGACGTCGTGTCGTTCCCGCGCGAAATCGGTGTAATCTGGAATCTGCCGAACATCCTGACCGCACAGGGCATGTCGCAACAGGAAGCCATCACGAATACGGTGCGCATCCACAATGATGTGGTGCGCGAGTATCTCGACCTGGAGGCGCGAATCACATCTTGGGCGGGCACCGAGCTTCAGCGTTTCCTCCACGATATGGGCACGCTGATGCGCGGTCACTACGACTGGGCACGGCAGCAGAAACGCTATGCGGCGACTGACAACTATTTCTTCGATGCACCGGTTGAGCCAGAAGATTTTCGAGCCGCCTGAACAGCCAGCGCACCGACGGTCGGACGTCATGGATGATTGGCAGGGAAGGCATGGTCGAGTTATCGGGTGCGAAACGGCACCACGGCAGGTGTAACGACAACCAGAAAGCGGGCGAGATCGGTTCGTGGACATTTCCGTCTCCTTACACAGAGTTGGAAATCCCATGTCAGTTGGACGGACCTTTCTCGGGTAGTCCCACATAGCATCGTTTTTTTGCACGCCTTCCCGCGTGAGCGCTCGGACTCACCATCGGCGCAAGCGGCTGGGCGACAAGCCGCCAAGCATAGTGCCCGGCACACGGCCCCTCGACCACTTGCAGCCGACTCGAAGTGCGGCTTCGGCTCAGCTTGCCGCAATCATCCGTGCGACCGACCTCACATGGTGACGGCCCCTCCCGAGGCGCAGCAAAATGGATGGTTGGATAGTGACGGTCGCCATCTTCAAGGAAGACAGCGACGACGAGTTCAGGCATGTAACTTACGCGGTTGCGGTCACCGACCCGGCGCAAGCCGTGAAGCTGCCCCTGAAAGACTGCGGCGCAAAGGCCCGCAATGCTAAACTGCCCGATCGAAACGGAGCAGTTGCAAAGGCTCGGCGTGGAGCCCGGCGAGTTGATCGCTATACACGATGACGAGATCGATCCAATCATCTCGCGACCCCGACGTCACTAAAGCGCTGCACGTCTGATCTCGTTCAGCGGCGTCCGATTCGTGACATGTATGTCCGGAAGCCGCCACCACAGTACAGGTAGTCAGCCCGCACGAGGCGTGAAAGCGCACCGTTTTACTTCTGCAGTGTGACCGTCTGGCACGCGGGTTGCTGAGCCATGTATGGCTTGGTTGCTTGCCGATGACCCTCGTGAAACGGCCAACTCTCCACCAGCAACTGGTGCGGGCGGCTCCTCCCGCCGTCCGCACGCTTTCATTGAGCTGGCCTTAGCGGCGTGCTTCGTGTGGATCAGGACCGTGAAAAGGCTGCGCACCGTCTCGCCCCTCTAGCATCGTGACTTGTCTTGGCACGCGAGTTGCTGAGAGACGTTTGGACTTGACTTCTCATACTTCGCGAAACCTCCATGAGTTGGCCACTGGGCTCCTTGGTTGCTTGGCCCCGATGTCGCGGGACACCAAGTCGTCAAAGTCAGAACTAGCGCGGGCGGTCCGCTCCCCGCCCGCGTATCGTGTTGCCAGCGACCCATCATAGGATTCTCTCGGCAGAGATCGCTTGGTCTACGGTACAAATCCGGGGAGAAACTATGTGATCAAATACCGAATGCTTTTCAAACAAGCAAAGCCCCTTACTGACCGTCTATTGGAAGAGGCGGCGCGCTTAAGGAGCTGCGCTGGCCAAATGCCGGCATGCGCAAAGCGCGACGCGATATTGCGCAAAGCGCGCGAGCATCAAGTGACCGCCCACCTGGAAGATTGGATTAGATCGTCCGGGCTTAGGCCCCCGACTTAGCTGGTGACCCTCATCTTACCCGTGGAAGCTTCAATCCGAAACGCTTGAACACCTGAGCGCTGATCTTCTCTTGCGCCTCGCGTAGCTCAGCCTCGGTGCCGCTGAAATCCTCGAAGTGAACCGGCCGGACCGTTCGAGCTATTGTCAGCCCCACTTCCTAACTCCCAGAGCTTCGGAGCGGGTTGATGATCTGAACACCCTCGAAGTCCTTTTCATTGCCTGTCACGACGACGCAGTGGTTGGCCTCGGCGATCGCAGCGATGATAGTATCGAGCGCGCTTCTGGGGCGTTGCCTTCCCACCAGCCATAAGACTGGCCCAGACGAGGCCAGCTTTCTCGTCAAACGGCAGGATGCGGCCAGGGAACAGCGCCTGCGGACCATCAGGGCCCGCAAACCAAGTTTCAAGGCTGCTGCGCTTCTTGCCCTTCGGTTTTTCTAAGATGCCTCGACGGATTTCGGCAACGGTAAGCGAAGCAAGGAAGAGGTCGTCGTCCTTCTGAACGCCCATCCAGGCCAGCAGCGAGCCCGACGGCTCCGGCCTTATGACGTTGCTGATGATATTGGTATCAAGGAGGTAGCGCGTCACAGATCGACCTTACGTCCCTCTTCTCGCGGCCGGCTGAGGTCGAGATCGGCGCCAACCAGCGGTGACCCCGTGACGATGCATCAGTCGCTCGACGCGACCGCGGCTCGCCCCGTGGCCCTGGGCCCTCAGCTCGGCATGGATGCGCGGGCTGCCATAGCGCCCGCAGGCCTCGCGGTGGACCCGTTTGATGTCGTCGACGAGCGCACGATTGGCGGCGGATCGCCGGCTCTCCGGGCGCGCGCGCCAGGCACAATAACCGGCCGGCGAGACGCCGAGCACGTCGCACATCAGTGACACCGGGTAGTCGGCGCGGCGATCTTCGATGAAACGGAATCTCATGTCCGCGTCCCAGCAAAGATCGCGATCGACTTTTTTAAAAATGTCGCGCTCCATGCGCAGCGCGCAGCCGCTCGTTTTCTCGCTGCAGGCGAGCGATCTCCGCCGCGTGGTCCGCCGACGGCACCGTCGCTTGCGTTGTGGAGCGCCGCGCCGTTGCCGTCGGCTCCCGCCCAGACCCACGTTGCTCCACCCAGCGTCGCAACACCGAATTGCGCAGGCCAAGTTCCTTGGCCACCGATCCGATCGGGCGTCCGCTCGAAGCAACCAGATCGACTGCTTGCCGCTTGTAGTCGTCTGTAAACGACCGGCGTTGACGTGCTTCCATCCGACACCTCCTGGCTCCTCGAGCCTAATACAGGTGTCCATCAATTCGGAGGAGGTTCAGGCGAGGAGCCGTAGCCGGTGATGCACGGACACGAGAAGTCAGACCCCGCCATACTAGCAACGAAGCTGACGAACAAAGCAAACGTCGTCCAAGCAGACAAGTTCACCGGAAAATTCAGCCATCACGCCTTAGCGAATGACGTCCAAGCGACGAGATATCGCGACCGCCTCAGCACGGCTGCGGGCCCCCAACTTCCGATTGATGTTTCGAAGATGCGTGCGGACCGTAGTTTCTGACGAGCCAACCTTTATCGCGATATGCGTGTTGGAACACCCTTCGGCGACGCGCTCCAGAATCTCGATTTCCTTTGGCGTCAATGGCTCTGCGAATTCGTCCACGCAATCGAGGCCGTCGGATCCGACGTAACTCGTACCTGAGGCCTGCACCAAGTTCTTCAGGTATCCAAGCAGAACCGGATCTGGATTCTTCTTTGATCCCGTTTGTTGCAACGTTTGAAAGCGCCTGACGAGGCGCAAGATCGGCTCACCCTGATCTAGCACGAGACGCATGAACCCTTCTCGGCTGGCCTGCCGAAGGACGCCTGCGAGGACGTCCATTGCAGCTGCTGGCTTTCCACTTCGCTGCAACAACAAGCTCTTGAACATGCGCAAAACTAAGGTACGTCGATGTCGTCCTTGTTTCGAACACTGGGAAATCTCCTCGTCAATTGCACAAACGCTCGGTCCAGTTCGCCCGGTCCATATTTGCATCCGAAGATGTCCAATCAGAGTATCTTCAGTCTCATGCGCGAGCAGGCGCTCGCCCCGAACACGTGACCATATCTCGGAATCGCTTGCGCGATCCAGCTCCGTTCGCGCTGCCTCAAGATTGTCCTGAAGCAGGAATAGTCGCGCCCGCTCTAGCTTCGCGCTCGCTACGAGGCGGGGCAGATTGCGGGCATAGCCCACGTTTTCCAAGCTAACGAGGATTCCAAAAGCCTGGTCGATGTCACCGTTCAAGTAAGCTGATCTGCTACGGATCGCGTGCCCCAAGATAACATGATCGGGAAGTCCGACCTCCAGCGCCACAGGCATGTACACGTCGAGCAACCGCTTGGCGCCTTCCAAATCGTTGCGTTCATAGAGCGCTACGGCATAGAGGATACCTGCCCATGCGTTGCCGCTTAGATCGTTGGGCGAGTTGTCGATGGCCGCCAGCGCGGACTTGAACCAGCCGATTGCTTCGCTAAGCCGCCCAGCTTGAAAGGCCAAAAGCCCGCTCAGCGATTCGCTGTACATGTGTACGAATGCGCTCTCTGCACCTGAGCACCTCGCCGCCTCCAGCAGGCGTCGGGCCTCCGCCTCTTCTCCAGCAACCGAAAAGAGGTAGGCGGCCGCGTTACACAACACGCCATCGGCAAACGAATTCGCGGTAGGAAGCCGTGCCAAGGCCGCCTTGGCGGCTGGAACAGCCTCCTCGTAGCGATCCTCAATTCCCAACAACAGTGGCGTTAAGGTATTTATATATCCGGTAAGGCCAGGAGCATGATTGTCTTCCCCTTGCCGGATTAAAGCTAGTCGTTTTGCCGCCTTATGTGCGCCACGGGTGAAAAGCGTTGCCCAGACCGAGATGGCGGCTAGAACACGGTGATTGTGCAATTTCTCAAAAGAGAGAGTATCGAACCACCTGCCGAGAGTCCGAAATCTCCCCTGCTCAAGGAGGCGAGGCGCGTGACGGTCAAGCAACGACAGCGCCCGTGCATCGTCGCCTGCTTCAAGAGCGTGATCAATAGCCGGAACCGGTCGACCGTGGCTGTCATACCAGGTCGAAGCAGCGAGGTGGAGAAGCAGCACATCATGCGGATGATCTCGTTTCAACCTTTCACGCAGGAAGTCCACGAACAGATGGTGAAACCTATACGAACGTGGTTCTGTTCCGGCCGCAACTATGAACAAGTTACGCTTCTTGACGGTCTCAAGAAGCTCGTCCGCATTCATCCCGGGCAGAAGCGCTTGGCATACTGGCAGTTCTATGCGCCTGAGAATGCTGGTTCGAAGCAAGAACTGTCGAATGGCTTCCGGTTGACTTGCAACAACATCCTCCGCCAGAAATTCGGCAATAACCTCGGTGAACCCTGACAATCGTTCGAGATAAGGTCCTACATCCTGCTGCTGAGCCAGCGAGAGAGAGGCAAGCCAAATGGCAGCGATCCAGCCTTCGCACTTGTGGTGTAAGAAGCTGATTTGGTCCGTCGAAAGATCCAGCCGCCGAGCCTGAAGCAGATACTCCTCCGTTTCGCTCAAATGAAACCTTAGGCTCTCCGCCGATATCTCGAGGAGACGTCCTCTTGCGCGCTGCCTAGCCAACTCGAATCGAGGGAAGCTACGGGAGGCCATAAAGATCCGAGCAGATCCGCTCAGGCGATCAATAAGCTCCCGAACAATCGATAATGCAGCGGGATCATGTAGCGCTTCGCAATCATCCAAAAACAGAGCGACGGAAGCTCCGCGAGACGCGGCCTCGCCAAGCGGCAACGCAGAGTCAGCCCCGATGATCCCTTTGCCGATGCATTCTAGCGAAACGCGGAGCGATGCAAGAAGGCGCGGAACTTCATTATCGGCCGGATCAAGTGTCAACCAGGCAACTTTGGCGCCATCGCTTTCCAGGCGTTCACGAAGCTGCGCCATTGTCGTTGTTTTGCCGAAGCCTGCCGGCGCTTGCAGCAGAACCAACTCTGCGCAGCTGCTATCACAAACTGCGCTTAAGATGCCCCTTCGCAAAACCTGAGCACTTTTTCCGACTCTTGGGCAAGCCCTCCACGCGGAAGCTACTGATGCCTGCGGGAAGAAGCTTGACAGAGCACCGGATGATAAGATCGCCTTCGCTTCAACCTGGGTGTCCGGCTTCCTGTTTGCTCTAGTCATTGACGCACCGCGAAATGGACTAAATGTTAGCTGTGCGGTTGATCAAATCATGAGCGGTTCGGCTCAACAAGGCCGCTCTGTTTCTGCAAGGCCCCGCTTGGGGCCCCAAGCATTGCCTCGCGAGACCCAAAGACAACTGCGGCAAAGCGTACCATGACTGTTTCGTGACAACCATGTGACGTCCGAGCTGTGCGACCTCCCCCGAACGAGTATTCCGCACACGGCTCCGAGGTCGCCCGTCAACTATCTCCGAACAGAAAGCCCAGCAAGACGTATCTATGCCCTTCGGTTACATCCAAGGCTTCGTGTAGAAGGGAGGAGGAGAATATGATGGCCGTACCGGGGTCTGGCCGATACCGCTGATCTCCAAATTCTGGAAACCGCAGCTCCCCACCGGCGAACTCTGCTGTGTTCAGATTTATTGACAACGCGAATCGTCTATAGGTCGTCGGCGGATTGTTATCGCGATGTCCGTGAGTGGATCCTCCGCGCCGTCCTTGGTATCGCGCCAATCGAAGCGTTTCGCATTTGGTTATCCGATAGTGGAAGGCCTTAAATATCTCCGGCCATACTCGATCCAATCGACGATTCAAGAAGGCAACAGTGGTGCTTTCAAAGAAGAAATGATCAATTCGATCTTCTCTCCCATTTTCCGGAATACGAATCTTAA
Protein-coding sequences here:
- a CDS encoding ThiF family adenylyltransferase → MAGYLRRRAPAGEHLALVLGRAGCRSRRIGTSQEVPVWEVGERLVLLSSNGSTEGSEVQYDRQVRAFGADGQRAISSLKVGVVGLGGTGSVLVQQLTRLGVRDFVLIDPDVVETTNLNRLAAAGPADVGMTKIAVAEREILLCSPTTRVRGLRADVVDANVAAELVGLDFVFLCTDSHASRAVVCHIAYQYLVPTIDMGTSITVRDGSVTHITGRVQMLAPELPCLTCTAALDANEIRREMMSPEQRASDPYLVGAYQPQPAVMSINSTAAPLAATMFMAAVTSMPGQARFQLYDGFRGRVRPTQARRVEDCIVCSRRGALAKGPSWGLPVRTRTKNG
- a CDS encoding ImmA/IrrE family metallo-endopeptidase codes for the protein MTKIARVADGYGRTYDQAEEHDAFYLASATLLPRAAILDAVSRRMTSADIGLTFGTSSELADYRIKRLGLWREHIGKRVGLCSD
- the uppS gene encoding polyprenyl diphosphate synthase, whose product is MSPSFPAAGARYTFAKHVSYIFVINQRQTEGAVMMQVTALSTPDACATNRVDAPWSDQPLAIRHLAVIPDGNRRWAERFGLQSIDGYRAGGRNVHALLSWCSEAGIPMVTLWPLSAENLSRDAEELHALLSVIADVFEELACSGLWHLRVIGDLSRLPPDAERRIRNAECHTAGIAGLDVNIAVGYSGRLELLHAIRTLIADHLTAGTVDTLQTDLGPESIASRLYTAGQSDPDLVIRTSGEQRLSNFMLWQCAFSEFHFTPVCWPDFSRADFEEALRVYRSRHRRFGQ
- a CDS encoding transposase translates to MEARQRRSFTDDYKRQAVDLVASSGRPIGSVAKELGLRNSVLRRWVEQRGSGREPTATARRSTTQATVPSADHAAEIARLQRENERLRAAHGARHF
- a CDS encoding LuxR C-terminal-related transcriptional regulator — encoded protein: MVLLQAPAGFGKTTTMAQLRERLESDGAKVAWLTLDPADNEVPRLLASLRVSLECIGKGIIGADSALPLGEAASRGASVALFLDDCEALHDPAALSIVRELIDRLSGSARIFMASRSFPRFELARQRARGRLLEISAESLRFHLSETEEYLLQARRLDLSTDQISFLHHKCEGWIAAIWLASLSLAQQQDVGPYLERLSGFTEVIAEFLAEDVVASQPEAIRQFLLRTSILRRIELPVCQALLPGMNADELLETVKKRNLFIVAAGTEPRSYRFHHLFVDFLRERLKRDHPHDVLLLHLAASTWYDSHGRPVPAIDHALEAGDDARALSLLDRHAPRLLEQGRFRTLGRWFDTLSFEKLHNHRVLAAISVWATLFTRGAHKAAKRLALIRQGEDNHAPGLTGYINTLTPLLLGIEDRYEEAVPAAKAALARLPTANSFADGVLCNAAAYLFSVAGEEAEARRLLEAARCSGAESAFVHMYSESLSGLLAFQAGRLSEAIGWFKSALAAIDNSPNDLSGNAWAGILYAVALYERNDLEGAKRLLDVYMPVALEVGLPDHVILGHAIRSRSAYLNGDIDQAFGILVSLENVGYARNLPRLVASAKLERARLFLLQDNLEAARTELDRASDSEIWSRVRGERLLAHETEDTLIGHLRMQIWTGRTGPSVCAIDEEISQCSKQGRHRRTLVLRMFKSLLLQRSGKPAAAMDVLAGVLRQASREGFMRLVLDQGEPILRLVRRFQTLQQTGSKKNPDPVLLGYLKNLVQASGTSYVGSDGLDCVDEFAEPLTPKEIEILERVAEGCSNTHIAIKVGSSETTVRTHLRNINRKLGARSRAEAVAISRRLDVIR